A segment of the Panacibacter ginsenosidivorans genome:
ATGTATTTTGGAAAAGACTGGTTGGTTACATTCTCCACGATAAGCGCCAGCAATAAAAAATTGGTATTACAATAATGATATACACGGTCAGGCGCAGCATCTGCTTTTGGCTGGTGTTCTATCATGAAATTCACCACATCCCAGTTAGTGGCTTTTATTTTTTTGTTCCAGATAGAATCCATGAAGTATAAATAATTGGGAAGACCACTTCTATGATCCAGTAACATTTTTATAGTAATACCATGATAAGGAAGTTTTGGAAAATATTTTTGAATAGAATCGTCAAGGTTTAAGCGGCCTTCTTCCCAAAGCTTCAAAATCGTCATGGCCGTAAATGTTTTGGAGATAGATGCAAGATGAAAAGCGGAGTGCTCATCTACCGGTTGCTTTGTGGCAAAATTGGAAAAGCCTTTGTAATCTTCATATAATATTTCACCATTTTTTGCTACAAGAAAACTGCCGTTAAAACCTGTGGCTACGAGTTTTTTATCATAGTATTGTTCAATGGCAGTACTGTATTTTTTTATTTCAACTTGAGAAAGTGGTCTGAAGATGGAATCCGCTGTATTATTTACTGACGGTTGTTTGTTTTTGTTGTCGTTATTTTGCCCGCAGGCAAATGCACTGAGTAATAAAATAAATGTAAATATAGATCGGTTCACTGATGATTAATATTAGGAGTTTGAGAACGCGGCAAAATAAAAGAAACAGCGCCACATTCTTTTGCGATTATTTTCATTCTAACAATAACTTTACAAATTGTGGATAACAAATGAGTATTGTATTATTTGATAACACCGACCATAAGCATTTATACCCGCTTAATAATGCATGTGCCGTTGCAGATCTTCGTGTTGGTATCTGCACTGCAAAAGGGCGCTGGGAATTGCTTTTGAAACAAACGGTACATGTACATACGGAAGATTACCTTAGTTTATTGTATGGCCCAATACCTTCCGGCTCACATTACTGGATAGATGCATCAATTTTACCCGATACGGCGCTAGCAGAGCGCATTCTTTCACTAAATGAAAATGAAGCGCTGGCAGACACCGGTGGGTTAATTGCAGGTAAGAAAAACTTTGATGGGGCTAATTTCCCCAGGGAAAATTTATTGAACAGTTTTGAAACCATCTGCGAATATGAAACAGCAAAAAGAATTTTTCATGCATGGGATATGTTTGAGCTGAATGATCATATGCTGCGAAGCGATTTTGATTTGCTTACAAAAGATCGTCAATCAAGGCCACTGCCGCAAGGCAATCAATATATCAACCCTGAAAATATTTTTGTTGAAGAAGGTGCAACTATTAGCTGCGCTATCATCAACGCATCCGCAGGCCCTGTTTACATCGGTAAAAATGCCACTATTATGGAAGGAGCCCTTATACGTGGCCCTTTTGCAATGTGTAACGATTCTGTTATAAAAATGGGTGCCAAAATATATGGCGCCACAACGCTCGGTCCATGTTGTGTTGCAGGCGGCGAAATAAAGAACGCAATTCTGCAGGGATACAGTAATAAATCACATGATGGTTATCTTGGCGATGCAGTAATTGGCAAATGGTGCAACCTTGGCGCAGGCACCACCAACAGCAATGTAAAGAATACGGCAAGCATGGTCAAGATGTGGAACACCGTTGCACAGGACTACATAGAAGCCAATATAAAATGTGGTGTGGTAATGGGTGATTACAGCCGCACTGCTATCAATACTTCAATTAACACAGGTAGTGTTATAGGCACATGCTGTAATATTTTTGGCGAAGGTCTGTTACCAAAATATATCCCTGATTTTCAGTGGGGCAGTAAAGGCATCACAAGATATGAGCTGGAGAAAAGTTTTAAAGACATAGATAACTGGAAAAAAATGAAAGGCCAGTCTTTGTCAGATGCCGAAAAGAGAATTTTGCAATATATCTTTGAGACCACTTAATAAAAAACCAACATTTAAATAGAAACAGGACCGTTATGAGAAAACAAATTGCAGCAGCTAACTGGAAAATGAATCTTACCATTCAGCAGGGCGAACAATTACTTGATGCCATCATTGCAAAGCCGCATAGTTTATCGGCATACCAGCAGGCAGTATTTGCAGTGCCCTTTCCTTACCTGGCCATGGCGCAACAAAAAATTGCAGGGAAGAACAATGTATTTATAGCTGCACAAAACTGTTATAGTAAAAAAAGTGGTGCATATACCGGCGAGACATCTGTTGAAATGTTACAATCACTTGGAATAAGTGTGGTGGTGCTAGGCCACTCAGAGCGCCGCGAATATTTTGAAGAGAGTAACCAGTTTCTTGCAGACAAAGTAAATATCTGTCTCGAATATAATATTACTCCTATCTTTTGTTGTGGTGAACCGCTTAGCATTCGAGAAGCAGGTACGCAAAATCAGTTTGTAGAAAAGCAATTAGAAGAATCATTGTTTCATTTGTCTGCAGAGCAGGTGCAAAAGATCGTGATAGCTTACGAACCAATCTGGGCAATAGGTACAGGTAAAACAGCAACCAGCGCACAGGCACAGGAAATGCATGCATACCTGCGTTCTGTGTTTGCGGGTAAGTATGGAAATGAGGTTGCCAATAATATCAGCATTTTATATGGTGGCAGCGTTAAGGCCTCTAACGCAAAAGAAATATTTTCACAGCCCGATGTTGATGGCGGTCTTGTAGGTGGTGCATCATTGATAGCAGATGAATTTGTAACGATCATCAACAGTTTGAAATAGTAACAGTTGAGTGTGTAATATTATTGCACAAACTGCATTACTACTATGATGCTTTTGTTGTGTCACTCA
Coding sequences within it:
- the tpiA gene encoding triose-phosphate isomerase, translated to MRKQIAAANWKMNLTIQQGEQLLDAIIAKPHSLSAYQQAVFAVPFPYLAMAQQKIAGKNNVFIAAQNCYSKKSGAYTGETSVEMLQSLGISVVVLGHSERREYFEESNQFLADKVNICLEYNITPIFCCGEPLSIREAGTQNQFVEKQLEESLFHLSAEQVQKIVIAYEPIWAIGTGKTATSAQAQEMHAYLRSVFAGKYGNEVANNISILYGGSVKASNAKEIFSQPDVDGGLVGGASLIADEFVTIINSLK
- a CDS encoding putative sugar nucleotidyl transferase; its protein translation is MSIVLFDNTDHKHLYPLNNACAVADLRVGICTAKGRWELLLKQTVHVHTEDYLSLLYGPIPSGSHYWIDASILPDTALAERILSLNENEALADTGGLIAGKKNFDGANFPRENLLNSFETICEYETAKRIFHAWDMFELNDHMLRSDFDLLTKDRQSRPLPQGNQYINPENIFVEEGATISCAIINASAGPVYIGKNATIMEGALIRGPFAMCNDSVIKMGAKIYGATTLGPCCVAGGEIKNAILQGYSNKSHDGYLGDAVIGKWCNLGAGTTNSNVKNTASMVKMWNTVAQDYIEANIKCGVVMGDYSRTAINTSINTGSVIGTCCNIFGEGLLPKYIPDFQWGSKGITRYELEKSFKDIDNWKKMKGQSLSDAEKRILQYIFETT
- a CDS encoding serine hydrolase domain-containing protein — its product is MNRSIFTFILLLSAFACGQNNDNKNKQPSVNNTADSIFRPLSQVEIKKYSTAIEQYYDKKLVATGFNGSFLVAKNGEILYEDYKGFSNFATKQPVDEHSAFHLASISKTFTAMTILKLWEEGRLNLDDSIQKYFPKLPYHGITIKMLLDHRSGLPNYLYFMDSIWNKKIKATNWDVVNFMIEHQPKADAAPDRVYHYCNTNFLLLALIVENVTNQSFPKYMKDSVFTPLGLKDTYIFSAADTLHYVPTYSVTRPFPMDHLDCTYGDKNVYSTARDLFTWDKVLYENLFTRKSTTEMAFEPYSFEKRTKHNYGLGWHLFFNNGDTIVYHNGKWHGSNTVFTRLVQDTAVIIVLGNKLNRNIYQAKEMQSIFTGRLDTSKLEE